Proteins encoded in a region of the Diadema setosum chromosome 7, eeDiaSeto1, whole genome shotgun sequence genome:
- the LOC140231005 gene encoding complement C1q tumor necrosis factor-related protein 4-like, with amino-acid sequence MLSWVGSVMGLSSSLEAGTDPQGSSAFFSVAFTSVLEGGLDPQRVPFDRILSCQPESAFSTEDSQFTCPIPGSYFFTFTIHPDEGKAASVCLKKNEDSVVMLYAHKNKRGPSTSSQSAILDLQPGDVVWLELQSGNEYAIRSHPGTPLVTFTGILVKSQLTD; translated from the exons ATGTTGTCTTGGGTAGGGTCAGTCATGGGTCTAAGTTCATCGCTGGAAGCTGGCACTGACCCTCAGGGCTCAAGTG CATTCTTTTCTGTGGCCTTCACATCGGTGCTTGAGGGCGGGCTTGATCCACAGAGGGTGCCTTTCGACCGAATCCTGTCCTGCCAACCAGAATCGGCTTTCAGTACAGAGGACAGCCAGTTCACCTGTCCCATCCCTGGCTCCTACTTCTTCACGTTCAC GATCCATCCAGATGAGGGAAAGGCTGCCTCGGTTTGCCTGAAGAAGAACGAAGATTCCGTGGTCATGCTCTACGCCCACAAGAACAAACGCGGTCCAAGCACCTCCTCGCAGTCTGCCATCTTGGATTTGCAACCTGGAGATGTCGTGTGGCTGGAACTCCAGTCTGGCAACGAGTACGCGATCCGCAGTCACCCGGGCACTCCACTTGTCACCTTCACTGGGATATTGGTCAAAAGCCAGTTGACGGACTGA